TTATAGTGAGGCACCACATTAAAAATACCTGAAATCCATCTTCAAGCTTTCTTCGCAAAGTTGCAGTTCCATAGAACATGTTCAAGGGTCTCTTCCTCATTCTGACAAACACTACACATAGATGCCAGCGAAATTTTGAATCTACTGCGAACTTTATCCAAAGTAGAAAAGGCACCACGAACAAATTTCCAGTTTTGAGATGCTACTGACGGATGAACCACTCTCCTCCAGATCAACTTCGCCTCTCCATGATAGGATACTTAGTCCTAATCAAATCTCTAGCTGACTGAACGGAGAACTTTCCTCTCAAATACGGCATCCAAATCTTCCTATCCATCCCTCCCTGAATTCTTGGTAAGTTCTCCAGCACCACATCAGCATTCAACAGTTATTGAAAGTGATCACCCTGCAAAAACCAAGCACCCTACACTATAAAGTCACTGATATAGGAAGTTCTATCCAAATCTGTACGATCCAAGACTTCATCCAAAGACGTTGTTCCATACCAAACATCATAAAACAATGAAGTGGCTCTCCCGTCCCCATTCAAACATTTAGTATTGCGAACAACCTCATAATTAACCCAACGAATACCAGGAAGGATTGTTGATTCCACACCAGCAACCTTAATACGACCATCTCTACAAGTATATTAAGATTCTCTACAAGTATACCAGGAAGGATTGTTGTGGTtgcggttgctgaaattgttgttgttgtggttgaaacccgcttggacggttgaaagtaggttgtgaAACCgcaccttgcttgttggcatagatAAAGTTGGGATGATCTCTCCATCTCGGATTATAAGTGTTGGAATAGGGATCATatcgtctttgctgatttggaaaaaccacactagcttgctccaactcttcgtCATATGAAGGTACAATAACCGAAGCTATCCTTTGATCAAGAtgtgatgatgaatcactaacttcacacacccgcctaaccattggttcaccgcTTGTGtaaaattgttgcgagttcgcagccatgctttcaatcaactcggtagcttgggtcaCCGTGTTTTTCACTAGTGCATCACCACCCACGGCGTCAAGAAGACATCACTTGGTTAGAGACCTTCGTggaagtattggattatcataatgttactgaattggtggtgtggacagcttgccaccaatctcttgtatcgctcccaactttcatacaatgactctccaTCCTTTTGCCTCATCCCACAAATATCCTTGCGAATTCGAGTAGCTTTTGATGCAGGGAACTatctctctagaaagagtttcttcaatccattccatgttgtgacacttccatATGGCGAGTTGTATGGCGAGTagtacaaccattccttagcgtTATCCACCAAAGAAAACGAAAAAGATTTCAACATCGCTCCATCCGCATCAATATCCGCTAGAAGCATAGCCATGAAAACGTTGTGGAagtccatgagatgcttgtttggatctttattcagcatgccatgaaacttcggtaactctctaatcaaccccagcttaatctcgaaggttgagtttggtTGAATACACCAacgtttgtagatggtggattttcaacaaagggaaaaaccgtaaaatcatgaggcatgtttttgacacggctttcaggcatgcaacgattcatattttacgaagccatgatgaatatgttttcgaaaagcctccactaactgagcgttcgatccctggcatttcatcatggcctctatgtagaataatgtaattgggcggttctccgtaaaattgagatcttaacgccttcaggatgtcggtgtcactcactgttccctgactacatagaggaattcgcctttaatagaagaatgattgggcggttctccgtaagattgagagcaataacgccttcaggaggccggtgacactcactgttccctgactatgtagagtgtccgtgtatagactcaggcggtcctccatacatgaaatgttgagagggaaaaacgtcttcgggacattggcaacactcactgattcactgactatacgcaagagattaattTCTATGTCATATTCGCCAcaaaattcctagaaaataatctatcctattttattactcctatttcatgatcgaaatggtaatagataaatgtattactccgatttcatgatcgaaatggtaatagagagaaaataataataataataataataaaataatggggaagcGCCCGTGGGCCggacccaccggccggccggccgtgccctagccgtggccggtcccatgcttcctccattattttccccttatttttgtagttttcataaactcatgaagacttctccatcttaattccttatttgtgcaaaactcgtgaattctccaaaACTTCGTGGGTTCaccaaataaaattataaaataagaagagaGTGTGTGACCGAGCAacctagccgaccggccatgccaaagccgtggccggtcccacgcctcacaatccttagatttttataattattattccctaatctggtgaaactccttgtttcaacaaaaaactcatggattctccatatcttcaaggactctccataacttcaaggatccacgcaaaataatattataaaatatgaAAAAGTGTGCGGGACAGGGcaacatggtcggccggccatgtcggggtcggtcccacaccttgcaatccctaatctttcataattattatttttctcaactcgtgaaactcctAGATTTGGGCAAAAAtcgtgatttctccatattttctcaaatattgctcgaatcacgaaaaaccaaaagttaACATGGTCACAcagccggctagcctctcacgaaaattttaaatattaaaatatgtttattttaatattttcaaaatattgatgaattgagcatacatgctcattccaccaaaaaatcgagaattctcagtcaagatgaaactcttccgaaaattcacgatattgctcaaacgcgcatcagaaaatactggaactctcagtatggagacacggacatcatggcaacacgtgcatgcctctatgaccgaccaggtcgttcctagggcttgcacgaagTCGGTCTCACATgttttcgcaattctgacctaattgctcaattgctcatactaggcccgaactctctccaaccaactggagaatcctccaaacgaccaacaattggtcacgtgacgaccaagggccggtcccatgccccCTTGGACGGTCCCATATCTCATACCTAGTTtttacacctaatgctgaacccaacaatattttcagtaaatggtgaatccaccatttattcatgatttttcaccaactctcaaactgagaatcctGGTGCGTTCTCACTTGAGCAATGGGCATCACATGggcgctcatcatcccatgtggtcggtccctcatcacTCATggtcaattttcagcaattccccaATGGATGGATGGTGtattgaccaaaaattagggttttgaacaaacgctctgtgaaaccatcattctgagcacccttcaaacactaataaaattatgttgatccagcaatcaacatttaAATCAATTATGcaatattcggtagtctaccaatattttaattgatattttattgggtcacgtcaccagtaaataattctccgaatcgagcaatacttgctaaaTTGCCCGAATATTGACCAATATTCAGAAATTCATCAAAAATTTtctaattgagcaatacttgctcagctgCATGTCAGATTACcaaaaatcattaatttggtgaattgagcaatacttgctcagttgctcatcaaatccttAGTGAAAgtagcaatactttctcagttgctcatcaaatccttaatttggtgaattgagcaatatttgctcagttgctcatcaaatcctcaaAATTCAgcaattcgcagaattgagcaatacttgctcaatcgctcaACTAGTCGGTAATCCATCGTACTGACATCCCTCAGAAAACTACATGTTCAACTTATGAATCGCTAAGCATTcaccattcatgctcgattcaccaaaacttagactcattgtattcagtcaacaattgactaatcaaaacacgtctgccctgcagactccatgATTTGTGAGACattaatcacgtcacaaatggggggatatcacttagggttttggtctggcggtctacgacatgtggattcatccacaacgagaaatgtgtgtaagtcgtgtaaacggttgaaggagtcagcaaagtagtgggtgcacgatcagtcaagtctccaaacgatatggaactgactttaccacgatctcccactttcccactctttcactcaagaaaccgtcacacttacagggatcagtggtgttactattttgacaatataaataagtctctgaatccatgattgaaaaacaacatTGACAACATTCGAACACTCGAATACACGTCTAGCAAGAATTCtacgagtaatcactctcaagaattcatcaatccgtcagaacttattagaactcAATAGTTCACCAAtactgcagaaaccttcaacacacccacaatcttcgatcatcactgataccacacaattctcatcttccctcctacagatcaacccatctccctctttgcgaccaaattgattctggaacggccattgtcttggtttaggccggagacatacatattgatttcccgaatctaagcaccccctttgcagcggtgcatctgtgtgaggattaacatttttaccggttgaggagtctcgatagCACGCTTAactctccactttcccgaaaaactggcggctcgtttttccccatacacaaattggcaaccacagtgggagattaatctctcggttgcaatctctcattCTAACAAGATGGTCGATCTAAGTTCAGGTTCGGTTACAAATGCCAACACCAACAAtgttagcactagcaacaacgacAGAATTACAGAAatcattcctgcttccaacagtaGCGGTggcattactcctcctcacagtAATGTCGAaaaccatcctctcttcggcAGGCATCCTGAGGAAATCAGAGAGAATCCACCCACCATCGCTGATCTTTTGAAAGaccaggaagttctcgccaaaaatcagactgacatggatgctaccCAGAAGGAGTTATGCAACTACctcaaaactcaggagaaaggaaaagacaagaaGACATCTCCAGATCCCAAAGTCGTCCCAATACCTGACGATGATGAAGCtcgcaaagctgcagaacctaAACCcgccagtttcatcacccgtgaagacctggaacgttttatggaggatCGAAGAAAGGGAAAGGCACCATCTGTCCATCGCCATCAACCTCCCTATTCCTCTGTTGTATAGAGGATTTCTCTCCCGAAGGgctatacttctccaacgttcacactttatgatggaaTGGAGAACGCCCGAGAAtatgtttctcgattcctggaggcattaggagaacatgaatacaatgaTGTCGTCCGACTGAAGGATttctcaaagtctctgaccggccgagcatatacttggtacaacaacatcgcaccaaggaGCATCACtgattggggagaaatggttaatgccttctacatgAAATACTTTTTCGTTTCAGAACATATTACTCTTTCTTACTTAGGGAGAACGGCTCAGAAAAACACCAAGCATCCGaacgaatatgtgaagaggttaagaattcaagccttggattgtcatgatcctaatgttactgagcaacaattggtggacttgtgcatcaacgggatgattccTGTTTAccgagccttgctggaaaatctctggttccaaactttctcagaagtccatgaagcggctaagcgatcaacgactactgctccagccttactagaaagaacaaaaactgtcaaaaccgaggagccgcgagacactcgaaGCAACATCAGACGCCTAGTCAATAAACAATACAAtgttcaaccttccatgaatgttgttgaAGGAGGCAAAAGGAAAGCTTGGgcgcaacaacataagaatgctcctccaacgTCCCATCCTAAAAAAGTGCCAAGaaaggacaaccagactagaaacGCATAACCACCAATTCAGCATCAACAAGACGGTCAGGAAgcgcctgacttcccttttcccattgaagaagtgatcgaactactagaagtctggatccaagatggtgcaatcaaactacctcctgtcaaaaGGGAACCAACTGcagaacaaatggaaaatgcacgctactgccattttcataggtatgtcagccatccaacaagtgattgcagaaatttgaagcacattttcaaggagaaggccgactcaggggaactggggactgatggagtgcacaaaaatcctctcccaatcagaacattctcaccctccgagcagccggttaaggaagcagttcaatccttaattgagcacgttTGCGAGTTGCTGTACTTGTAAAAGGCTCAAAGAGATtatatgtttgctgcactgaaccatattgtgtcagGGAAACGACTTACAATTCAGGAGACACTCCCTGAATCGCCCGTGAcggacaaagagatgtacgactggggacttttcaCCAtggtccatctcaaaggaaatgaatttaaGCGAGCATTGGTcgacgttggcactgctgttaacatcatccctttgaaaaccctcgGAGCTACTGGTATCACTCGTCAAGAAGAAACTCATGCTCCTAtctcaatcagagatcacgaaggaatctccagggatgcTTATGGCTACATTATTCTCAACATAATAAATAAGTCAACCTGGaccgaaactaaattcttcataattaaagaggatccgggatatgacatggtTCTGGGGTGAGCATGGATTCATGGTGGAAAAGTTGTTGCGGTATCTTCATCTTCGGTTGCACAATTCTCGGTCGAAGGAAGTTCTGACTCTCAACCTTTCTAGCATTTGAGAAAAGTCGAAGCCTTAATGGAACTCACGCAAAAACTTGGGGAGAACGCCCACGAATTCTTCAGGaggtttcgcactcaggcaagtcttattcctcatgatgcatatgtattaccaactttcagATATGTTACCCTAGTCCAAGGGCTCGCTCAGAACCTAGCTATCACCAAAcgctatgagtggttagtctcgcctcagcaatacttcaccaaatggttagatgAAGAACCCCTCCAAATCCATCATCTTATTAACACGGTCGTTGCTAGGATAATGACTGAGtttcacaatcaatatcctaAGTATTCTCCTTTGCACGAGTCTCCACATATGCCgcagaattggaaagctccaccaacatggaGTCCACGAGGGATCCCTAACCaccagaagatattcaaggcacgagcaatccaacccaacaaatttcatgaaggagatttagttctcaaagcagttaaactcaaagagcgttcaaggaggaagcctaactgggaagggcctttcatGATCACCAAATCCGTGGTCGGTGGGTACTACAAGTTGATCGACATGGATGATAAAGCCATTGTACGGGTAATTCGTgagaaatggctcaaagcttttgaagcctaagaaaggggcatttgaggtactggagTTCAGAACATGAACGTCCAAAACATCtgaatttggcatttaggattttctttcattgtattttcatTTCCTCCAAAACGTGTACATACTTGCGCTCAGTATTTGAAAATTCAGCAAtctatcaaagttctttatttaagaaaaatatctatcaaatccaaaatccaaaagaaaatcctcaatcgaATTCAAAAcctatcaaaaatcaaaacccaaataaaatctcacatctctcagaagttcagtgtacatgagattatggaaagaaaactaaagaaagccgtCAAAGAATGATTtttgcttctcagcattctccaagacatGTAGagccgctttctccaactccagctttttgaTCAATTCTACAACttcaatcatcttcttcatcacagcTTCACTAATATAAGGGATGTTCtccactactgcatccttgatggtattgatcttctgacgaagccacttcaagttaaagccaagtctctcataattcttcaagttgtactcccaatcaaagagtacatctcgagtcaCAGTACTTCTGGACCTGTTATGAAtatcatctataacacgcaatatgatCTCTACTTGCCTTGTCAAGAAATAGCTATGCTCTggatccttcgtaacaacaaagtGGCCATACATCtcccacaacttctcatacatagcAACGTACCCAGAGGGGacactgaatccaccaactaacgTGTGATTTGGGAGCGTCTCACCGAATGGAGGATAAAAAGCAATCCCTGCATTAGGATATTCATGCACTATTATACGCTTCTCAATCACTGGAGCAGCATCAACAATCATGGGGGCGACTTCAGATGAAGCAGTTTCTGCCATTCTTGGTTCGGGTTCCACTGTCtcaggcacaattggagtttctgcCACCTCTACGGCATCGACAACTATCACTTCATGACCTTGAGGCGCAGGGATGGAggcttcatcatcaacatcaccaAGATTGCCCAAACTGTCACCATCAggtccattattcccaacttcgacatttggcatctaatgcgaagattacatgggattagatgAATTTAAGTGTGGGATTACATGGGATTCGATGGAAATCATGAGTTAAAAAGATGTAAATTAGGTTATCAAAACTTACAGAGGGGACATGGACTCATTGGTGCTAAGTGATCTTTATTACAGATATAAAACTTTGTTACTGCCTCGTACATTCTGAAACGGTTTGGATTGCGAAGCAGTGTATTAAAAGACATGATTTTGAAGAACAAACTACTGAAACTTGGTATTAAAAGACATGCGTGAGTGATTGAATTCAAGGTACGAAAGAAAGAACCTTGCTGCTGCTTCGATCCCTAAATCATGGAACTGCAAATTAAACCCTGGATAGTTCTCTGTGTCTACCCAAAAAAAAACACATTGATGGTGAATCTGCAACTGAAGATAACCTAATCAACACTAAGGTGGCTCTAATTTTTTAAATGAAACGCTCAGATtcttaatgaaaacaaacaaatcccaaacaaatcaaaataaatttggaGATTCAAACCTGTTTGGCTTTCACGAATGCTTCCAATGAATTTTGAGACAtcgatgaaatccttcaccaaacTGTGAATAAAAAACTAAAATCTCTAATAATAAGATTTGAATGAAAAGTAAAAGAGGTTTTAATGATTCCACCAAAATCAACACAGGTTGAAATGGCTCATGCCGTCAATTTTCTGCAATGATACCGACCCATAAGTTCAATAGTTGTCCCCAACTGATACTAAACCATTCTTTGATAGAAACTAAACCAAATTCCATTTTATACACATCAATTTCAACACCACAGAATTAACTAAAAAATCCTCTTCAAACACCAAACCAAATTCCATCTTCTAAACAGGAAAATTCAGTCAGCTCATCAAATCAGTaaacaaaaaatccagaaaatcaaaaccctaatcagtAAAAACCCCAAATCAACACTAatctaaaaaatttaaaaaatcagaaaaaaaaaaatcaaagatggtGTAAATAGAAAGAGAgacaaagagaaggagaagaaaaatccTCACCAGGATTGCACTGCGTGAAAAAATTGCGACTTTCTTTATTTGGTGTGCTAAATTCAGCACTAAAAAACTCATAATTTACCTGTCGTCCTCGGTTTGACATGAAACCAGTTGTTGACAGTTCTTTCATATTTGCGTCTACAAGAGGATACCTACAAATGTCAAGTTCACAAATTCAAATATTTCAGGAGTTGGTACAATCTGTTAAGGAAAATGATAAGCTTCAAGTTCAGTAAAATTTCGAGAAGGAATATCTTGATGTACCCTGTACGGCCATCTCTCCAAGATTCAAAGAGATTAAGATCTTGGGTCCACCTAGCCTAAACTTCTCTTGGTCCACCTGGATATATATTTCCGCAATCTCTTAGAGGAAGAGTAATAACTAGCAGTGGCACTATATGGTATATCAACAAGAGATGCGACATGAGAGGATGTATCAAAGGCATGAATCTTTCTTGCGTTTGGCGAAGACGAAACATaatgatgaatgttattgttaTCTAATCGAAGGATCTCATCATCTAAATCTATGTCATCATCTTCTGTTTCTAGATTCGTCTTCTCCTCAATAGCTCCCATCTATCCATATAAGAACAGATTAATTAAGGATCTAGATAAAAGCAAAAGCAAATCAAATAAAGGGAGATCTATGTATATtctgattgaatcatcatcatagCAATAATAATCGTGGatattgataaaagtaaaagggGAAAATCAGATCTGCCATTATTAATACCTGAATCGAATCGAAGCGGACCCAATAGAGAGGGAAAAGAACACAAAATTACAGCcagaagcaagaagatgaagatggtggtgtgtGTAGAGTGAATGTGTGATTCTTTTTCAGGGTTCAAcgaaaatcagaaaaatcaaagaGTGGGAATAATAATATTGTAATTAATTCTTTTTCGACTGTCCACCATTTCCATCCATCTCTTCAAAATTCCGGAAAGTCGATTACCATTACAAACACCCAGATCCCCTTTCAATTCAcgacttcttcatcttctttgtacttAATTAATTAAATTCAATAACACCATTACAAATACCCACGAAACCTTTCCCCTCAACTCTCTGTCCCAATCTCACCATTATAATCTCTAATTACCAGCCGAAGAACGCAGAGAATAAGAGAAggagcagaagaaaaaaaagagaaggaaagagaacgATGTCTTTTtagttagttttaggtttaaccTTTTATACCTTAAACCTAGGGATAGGATTAACCCTAGATAATCTGACGGTCAGgattaaataaaaattagtaattagGTATTGTAGACGGGTTAACGGGCTGAACCCGCGGATTTACGGGCCGGGActggttaacccgtttactcacaagccggcatttctccaaccctaacccggcttgtttagacaccagccgagccgggtgcgggtttttcACGGGTCGGGCCGGGCAAACCCGCggattttggcttgtttgccagctctaagtcTAGTATCCTGAAATCACACTGTAGAAGCTATAAGAAAAACAACACTATAGTACATGATAAAGAACAAAGTATATGTATCTGATTAAGGAGGAAAGCAATAACAACAATTAGCATGAACATAAGAAATTCAACCATTATGATAACGTAGTTGGGCAACAACCTAAGATTTAAACATAGATTCAGGGAGTCCATTTGAATCCCCGCGTTAAGAACAAAACAACATTCTTCTGGTACGAATCATTTATTGTTTGCCCAAAAAATGAAGTTACAAAAGCAATAACCTTACCAATCAACCCCCAAGAATCCATCCAGAGCAGTGATCAACTTAGATGTCTTAGTAATATGCACATCTTGAAATCCAGAATCATCATCATGAAAACATCCAGATATAGTGATCAACCCAGATTTTAGTAATGTGCACATCTTGA
This is a stretch of genomic DNA from Papaver somniferum cultivar HN1 chromosome 1, ASM357369v1, whole genome shotgun sequence. It encodes these proteins:
- the LOC113334657 gene encoding uncharacterized protein LOC113334657, which gives rise to MPNVEVGNNGPDGDSLGNLGDVDDEASIPAPQGHEVIVVDAVEVAETPIVPETVEPEPRMAETASSEVAPMIVDAAPVIEKRIIVHEYPNAGIAFYPPFGETLPNHTLVGGFSVPSGYVAMYEKLWEMYGHFVVTKDPEHSYFLTRQVEIILRVIDDIHNRSRSTVTRDVLFDWEYNLKNYERLGFNLKWLRQKINTIKDAVVENIPYISEAVMKKMIEVVELIKKLELEKAALHVLENAEKQKSFFDGFL